The proteins below come from a single Acidobacteriota bacterium genomic window:
- the glgP gene encoding alpha-glucan family phosphorylase, which produces MQTEFRTDFEIRRDIPEVLQPLISISANFYWSWQPDGTALFRDLDPTLWDQCEQNPRLFLNKVKRVRLWQKILDTDYVARLERFNDKFVRYLSEEREPGDVNIAYFCAEYGVHNSLPNYSGGLGILAGDHLKSASDLNMPLTAVGLLYRYGYFRQRIRHDGWQEETYNDVFSSELAVTPVFDENGERVTVTVHIRGRIVVAQAWLARVGRISLYLLDTNVPENSDVDRLITGHLYGGDTETRIVQEKILGLGGVRLLRKLGLKPTVFHLNEGHAAFSTLELTREYLAANPEHTFADAVQEVRKQCVFTTHTPVAAGNDVFDPKLLAECFSPAFIESLKLTGSEFIALGRADLSDDTEFFGMTPFAIRMCRSANGVSAKHGEVSRELWLKMFPDLADSGAVPITSVTNGVHAPTWIAPAFQRLYEQNIGLNWHEIVRDEETWATAAKFLTDESVWNAHQSLKNLLIAFIRERTKSKETGDLDTINEHENTHHLFSPDILTIGFARRVAAYKRWDLLFSDLPRLLKMVDDAERPVQFVFAGKAHPQDRTAKTILQELMSINHDSNWQKRAVFIEDYDQEVARYLVHGVDVWMNVPRRPMEASGTSGMKAAMNGALNFSILDGWWIEGYNGRSGFAIGDLEGDLTEDEMDTADAESLYSTLENELIPAYYAKDESGLPTEWIARMKDSIATLTPQFSSDRMVLDYLRNIYDQG; this is translated from the coding sequence ATGCAGACGGAATTCAGAACGGATTTCGAGATAAGACGTGACATTCCGGAGGTCCTGCAACCGCTGATCTCCATTTCCGCCAACTTTTATTGGTCCTGGCAGCCCGACGGAACCGCTCTTTTTCGCGACCTTGACCCGACGCTTTGGGATCAGTGCGAACAGAATCCGCGACTGTTCCTCAATAAAGTTAAACGGGTTCGCCTCTGGCAAAAGATCCTTGACACTGATTATGTCGCCCGGCTCGAGCGATTTAACGACAAATTTGTAAGATATCTGAGCGAGGAACGCGAACCGGGTGACGTCAATATCGCTTATTTTTGCGCTGAGTATGGCGTACATAATTCCCTACCGAACTATTCCGGCGGGCTCGGCATTCTCGCGGGCGACCATTTGAAATCAGCGAGTGACCTCAATATGCCGCTCACGGCGGTAGGATTGCTCTACCGTTACGGCTATTTTCGCCAGCGGATCAGGCACGACGGATGGCAGGAAGAGACCTATAACGACGTTTTCTCCTCGGAATTAGCGGTGACGCCGGTGTTTGACGAGAACGGCGAGCGGGTAACGGTTACGGTCCATATTCGCGGACGCATTGTGGTCGCTCAGGCCTGGCTGGCCCGCGTTGGCCGGATATCGCTTTATTTGCTCGATACCAACGTGCCGGAAAATAGCGATGTCGACCGCCTAATTACCGGACATCTGTACGGCGGCGACACGGAAACTCGGATCGTACAGGAAAAGATCCTTGGCCTAGGCGGCGTGCGCCTGCTGAGAAAACTAGGGCTCAAGCCGACCGTTTTTCACCTGAACGAAGGCCACGCTGCGTTTTCGACACTTGAATTGACGCGAGAATATCTCGCCGCCAATCCTGAACACACATTTGCCGACGCGGTGCAGGAAGTCCGAAAACAGTGCGTATTCACCACTCACACTCCAGTCGCGGCCGGTAACGATGTCTTTGATCCAAAGCTCCTTGCCGAGTGTTTCAGCCCGGCATTTATTGAATCGCTCAAGCTCACCGGTTCCGAATTTATCGCTCTTGGCCGTGCAGACCTCTCAGACGATACAGAATTTTTCGGCATGACACCGTTTGCGATCCGCATGTGCCGTTCGGCAAACGGCGTGAGCGCGAAACACGGCGAAGTTTCGCGTGAATTGTGGCTAAAAATGTTCCCCGACCTTGCGGATTCGGGCGCCGTGCCGATCACCTCCGTAACGAACGGCGTACACGCTCCGACGTGGATCGCTCCGGCGTTTCAGAGGCTTTATGAGCAGAATATCGGTTTGAATTGGCACGAGATCGTCAGAGACGAGGAAACATGGGCAACGGCGGCCAAGTTCCTGACAGACGAGAGCGTTTGGAATGCTCATCAGTCACTCAAGAATCTGCTCATCGCCTTTATCCGCGAGCGCACTAAATCGAAAGAGACCGGCGATCTCGATACGATCAACGAACATGAGAATACGCACCATTTGTTTTCGCCAGACATACTTACGATCGGCTTTGCCCGCCGTGTCGCGGCGTATAAGCGTTGGGATCTGCTGTTCTCCGACCTGCCGCGATTGCTGAAAATGGTGGACGATGCGGAGCGTCCGGTTCAGTTCGTTTTCGCCGGAAAAGCCCACCCGCAGGATCGCACTGCAAAAACCATCCTGCAGGAATTGATGAGCATCAATCACGATTCAAATTGGCAGAAGCGTGCGGTCTTTATTGAGGATTACGATCAGGAAGTGGCTCGATATCTCGTCCATGGCGTTGATGTTTGGATGAACGTTCCGAGGCGTCCGATGGAGGCGAGCGGCACCAGCGGGATGAAAGCCGCTATGAACGGGGCTCTGAATTTCTCGATCCTGGATGGCTGGTGGATCGAGGGATATAATGGCCGGAGTGGTTTTGCGATCGGCGATCTGGAGGGAGACTTAACGGAAGATGAGATGGACACCGCGGACGCAGAATCGTTGTATTCCACGCTCGAGAACGAGCTGATACCGGCATACTACGCAAAAGACGAAAGCGGACTGCCGACCGAATGGATCGCGCGGATGAAAGATTCGATCGCTACGCTGACGCCGCAATTTTCGAGTGATCGAATGGTTTTGGACTACCTTAGAAATATCTACGATCAGGGATAA
- a CDS encoding DUF971 domain-containing protein translates to MLEPTQIIEESDSEVSIKWSDDAETRYSAPQLRRICPCASCVNEWTGEKILQSSQVPDDLKFNHISIVGRYALNFHFSDGHDTGIFSFKYLRELPG, encoded by the coding sequence ATGCTTGAACCAACCCAAATAATTGAAGAATCTGACAGCGAAGTCTCGATCAAATGGTCGGACGACGCCGAAACACGTTATTCAGCGCCGCAGCTCCGCCGGATTTGCCCGTGTGCCTCCTGTGTGAACGAATGGACCGGCGAAAAGATCCTCCAAAGCAGCCAGGTTCCTGACGACCTGAAATTCAACCACATCTCGATCGTCGGCCGCTATGCCCTGAATTTTCACTTTTCAGACGGACACGATACCGGTATTTTTAGCTTCAAATACCTGCGCGAACTCCCTGGGTAG
- a CDS encoding nucleotidyl transferase AbiEii/AbiGii toxin family protein codes for MNNEQLEHHSKLIFDILERRKAKFAVVGGIAVSFRTIERFTKDIDLAVTVTDDAHADSLVYELTQLGYTVAELIHHDDRGRLATARLKSSGRPPMRIDLIFAFTGIESEIVETAEEGHILSDINVRVATIPSLIAMKTLAADWNRRPQDILDLQHLITAATPPELEATRELLELITKRGYNGTKDLQKHLDGYIEQFLD; via the coding sequence CTGAATAACGAACAGCTCGAACATCATTCGAAACTAATATTCGACATTCTCGAACGGCGTAAAGCAAAGTTTGCAGTTGTCGGCGGGATAGCCGTTTCGTTCCGAACAATAGAGCGTTTTACTAAGGATATTGACCTAGCGGTAACTGTGACAGATGACGCTCATGCCGATAGTCTCGTCTACGAACTTACGCAGCTTGGCTACACTGTTGCCGAACTGATCCATCACGACGACAGAGGCCGCTTGGCTACGGCTCGGCTTAAATCATCCGGTCGCCCGCCAATGCGAATCGATCTAATTTTCGCCTTTACTGGAATCGAGTCAGAGATTGTTGAAACCGCCGAAGAAGGCCACATCCTTTCAGACATCAACGTCCGCGTCGCCACCATTCCCTCCCTGATCGCCATGAAAACCCTCGCCGCCGACTGGAACCGGCGCCCACAAGACATCCTCGACCTCCAACACCTCATCACCGCCGCGACGCCGCCGGAATTAGAAGCTACCCGCGAACTCCTGGAACTCATAACCAAACGCGGCTACAACGGAACCAAAGACCTCCAAAAACACCTCGATGGCTACATCGAGCAATTTTTGGACTAA
- the mtnA gene encoding S-methyl-5-thioribose-1-phosphate isomerase: MKLNIIPVKWSDDGVLMLDQRLLPTEETWLTLKTYDEVAAGIKDMVVRGAPAIGVSAAYGIALGAKNFVGTTVADLEEEIAYISEVLAATRPTAVNLFWAIDRMNRTFQKAKADGKSVSEIKEILKTDAIAIHDEDIESQRLIAQFGGELLADNDVVLTHCNAGALATGGVWGTALGVIRGAVDQGKSISVIADETRPYLQGARLTAWELMEDDIPVTLITDNMSGHIMKKGGVHAVVVGSDRIAANGDVANKIGTYMVAVLAKRHNIPFYVAAPLSTVDLNTPTGDQIPIEERDREEVTHVKGHQLAPEGVGITNYAFDVTPNDLVTAIITEKGVARAPYTESLKAQFESEPPA, encoded by the coding sequence ATGAAACTCAACATCATCCCCGTAAAATGGTCCGACGACGGCGTTCTCATGCTTGATCAGCGTTTGCTGCCGACCGAGGAAACGTGGCTCACGCTCAAAACCTACGACGAAGTCGCCGCCGGCATCAAAGACATGGTCGTCCGCGGAGCCCCGGCGATCGGCGTTTCGGCCGCGTACGGCATCGCTCTCGGGGCAAAGAATTTTGTCGGTACCACCGTCGCCGATCTCGAAGAAGAGATCGCCTATATCAGCGAAGTCCTCGCCGCGACACGCCCGACCGCCGTCAACCTTTTCTGGGCGATCGACCGCATGAACCGCACGTTTCAAAAGGCCAAAGCGGATGGCAAATCGGTCAGCGAGATCAAAGAGATCCTGAAAACCGACGCCATCGCCATCCATGACGAAGACATCGAATCGCAGCGTCTGATCGCTCAGTTCGGCGGCGAATTGCTCGCCGACAACGACGTCGTCCTGACCCACTGCAACGCCGGGGCCCTCGCCACCGGCGGCGTCTGGGGCACGGCGCTCGGCGTGATCCGCGGAGCCGTCGACCAGGGCAAATCGATCTCAGTCATCGCCGACGAAACGCGCCCGTACCTCCAAGGTGCCCGCCTCACCGCCTGGGAACTGATGGAAGACGACATTCCCGTCACCCTGATCACCGACAACATGTCCGGCCACATCATGAAAAAAGGCGGCGTTCACGCCGTCGTCGTCGGCAGCGACCGCATCGCCGCCAACGGCGACGTCGCCAACAAGATCGGCACCTACATGGTCGCTGTCCTAGCCAAACGCCACAACATCCCCTTCTACGTTGCAGCCCCGCTCTCGACCGTCGATCTTAACACCCCAACCGGCGACCAGATCCCCATCGAAGAACGCGACCGCGAGGAGGTCACCCACGTAAAAGGCCACCAACTAGCCCCCGAAGGAGTAGGCATCACCAACTACGCCTTCGACGTAACCCCAAATGACCTGGTAACCGCCATAATCACCGAAAAAGGCGTCGCGAGGGCTCCGTATACGGAGAGTTTGAAAGCTCAGTTCGAGTCGGAACCGCCTGCGTAA
- the ytxJ gene encoding bacillithiol system redox-active protein YtxJ, translated as MPANFIEITSNEQLDALFTDSFRHPVALVKHSNTCGISANVMYDLKEIDADVNVIVIQQHRDLSDAVAERINHRHQSPQAFVIKDGNAIYHATHYGINPAEIESKLRN; from the coding sequence ATGCCGGCAAATTTTATTGAGATCACGTCGAATGAGCAACTCGACGCATTGTTTACTGATTCATTTCGCCATCCCGTCGCCCTGGTCAAACACAGCAACACCTGCGGGATCAGCGCGAATGTCATGTACGATCTGAAAGAGATCGACGCCGACGTTAATGTGATCGTCATTCAGCAACATCGCGATCTCTCCGACGCCGTGGCAGAACGTATCAATCATCGCCACCAGTCGCCGCAAGCGTTCGTTATTAAAGACGGCAACGCGATTTACCACGCCACGCATTACGGTATCAACCCTGCCGAGATCGAATCAAAACTGCGAAACTAA